In 'Nostoc azollae' 0708, the following are encoded in one genomic region:
- a CDS encoding glycosyltransferase family 2 protein yields MQKEKFKIHSICLVKNEVDIIGFCLEQACQWSDYIYVYDGESTDGTWEKVLSMQNGQIIPWKQDGKVFQESLRGEVFNAFKHQAKPGDWWCHLDADEFYLKSPREFLANVSQFNHVVWGMAIEYYLTDKDINSLDFSQPISEILLSLKFYKIENSEPRFFRHRDGLIWDIGSWPKHIGVVNKERILYKHYKYRTPEQIQKRLDTRRLARERGFPGWDHAVEKDWRNKITNSHQLNSDQQDGSYIIDTAELPNHLESCTQRILKILMHSLRIWT; encoded by the coding sequence TGCAAAAGGAAAAATTTAAAATCCACTCCATTTGTTTAGTCAAAAATGAAGTTGATATTATTGGATTCTGTTTAGAACAAGCTTGTCAGTGGTCTGATTATATCTACGTTTATGATGGTGAAAGCACAGATGGTACTTGGGAAAAAGTTCTGTCAATGCAGAATGGACAAATTATTCCCTGGAAGCAAGATGGGAAAGTCTTTCAAGAATCCCTCAGAGGTGAAGTATTCAATGCTTTCAAGCATCAAGCGAAGCCAGGTGATTGGTGGTGTCATCTTGATGCTGATGAATTTTATCTCAAGTCTCCTCGTGAATTTCTGGCTAACGTTAGTCAGTTTAATCACGTTGTTTGGGGAATGGCTATCGAATACTACCTAACTGATAAAGATATTAATTCCCTAGATTTTAGTCAACCAATCTCGGAAATATTATTATCACTAAAGTTTTACAAAATTGAGAATTCTGAACCTAGATTTTTCAGACATCGTGATGGTTTAATTTGGGATATTGGTTCATGGCCAAAACATATAGGCGTAGTTAATAAAGAACGTATTTTATATAAGCATTATAAATACAGAACTCCTGAACAAATTCAGAAAAGATTGGATACTCGCCGTCTTGCTAGAGAACGGGGTTTTCCTGGTTGGGATCATGCTGTAGAAAAAGATTGGCGAAATAAAATTACCAACTCTCATCAACTAAATTCTGATCAACAAGATGGAAGTTATATTATAGATACAGCCGAACTACCGAATCATTTGGAATCTTGTACCCAAAGAATACTGAAAATATTAATGCATTCTCTCAGAATTTGGACTTAG